DNA sequence from the Perca flavescens isolate YP-PL-M2 chromosome 3, PFLA_1.0, whole genome shotgun sequence genome:
CTGATGGAGTTTGGCCTGTAAGACTGGGAATCTCTGTTTTATAGCTACATTTCCCCACTTTTTGAGCACCACACTGTGAAACCACCTTATGGTAGCCTGTCCCTTTTAAAATTGATGTATTTGCTATGTGCCAAATTATAAAGTACATTTGGGGGATCATAATTCAAGTGATGAAAGCCTTTTCAATAAGGTTGAACTTTGCCCACAGAGAAGTAAAGTTAAAAGAGGACAGTTTTCTGATGGAGTTCGGCTACATTTTCCCACTTTTTTAAGCACCACACCGTGAACTCACCTGATGGTAGCCTGTGCAGGTGACCACTTTGTCCGAGTCCGGGATGAAGGCCATGTCCCTGACCCACTGCGGCCGCCGTAGATCCAGCCAGTCGTCCCGCAGGTTCTTGGCGGCGAACACGGGCTTCTCGGGTCTCTCCAGGTCCCAGACCTTCAGCCCGTTCTCCTTCCCTCCGGTCGCGACTTTGTGCGGGTGCACCGGGCTCGGCCGCATCCTGCACACGTTCTTCCCCGCGTCCAGCTCCGCCGCGGGCTCGCTGCTGTCCTCCCTCCACACCCGCAGCGTCCCGCACTCCGCGCACGTGACCAGCGCGGAGCCGGAGCCGCCGCCGAGAACCGCGAGCCCGGCGAAGCAGCCGTCGGCGGGGTCCCCGCAGCGCCGCGTCTCGGTGAACGCGCCCTTCTCCACGCTGAACGTCTTGACGGTGCCGTCCACCGAGCCCACCAGCAGCTCGCTCTCCGCCGGGTCTCCCCAGCACAGCGCGCGGACCTCCTGGTCCCGGCTCAGGTGGCTCGTGTTGCAGAAGTTGAAGGCCTGTTTCCGGGCCAGGCTGACCCCCTTCAGGATGCCGGTCTCCGAGCCCAGCCACACGGAGCAAAGCCGGCTGGTGTCCCCCATCGCTCCGGGTTTAAATGGACCGAAAAACTGGACACAGAAACGGGATCACAGCGCTCCGGTCCtgctcccaaaaaaaaaaacgcgtgTCTTCTCCTGTGGACTGCGTCGCGCGTCAAAGACGTCACTCTGCAgttggaatgttttttttttttttttgttttttacaaactttattaacacagtattattacaatacaaaaataataaagttaagGTTTcggtttttttttacaatgtgcaCATTAATATGTACCATGTTATTGCCTAAAATGTTCCTCAGGAGATGAGaagttttaaaaagctttttttggtttttaatactttacataCAGAGTCAAAGAATGTCTCAAGTTCACCAtaaaactaaagaaatctaaggcctatataaaagagacttcagatacagtattaggggaccactaacgtctatataaaagagacttcagatacagtattaggggaccactaaggtctatataaaagagacttcagatacagtattaggggaccactaaggtctatataaaagagacttcagatacagtattaggggaccactaaggtctatataaaagagacttcagatacagtattaggggaccactaaggtctatataaaagagacttcagatacagtattaggggaccactaaggtctatataaaagagacttcagatacagtattaggggaccactaaggtctatataaaagagacttcagatacagtattaggggaccactaaggcctatataaaagagacttcagatacagtattagaggaccattaaggtctatataaaagagacttcagatacagtattaggggaccactaaggtctatataaaagcatccaaagagcaccatgtcatgggacctttaaaattgGTAAATGTATGATGTTCTAGAAAACTTCCCCCACTGTGTCAACTAACTGAAATCAAACTGTAGTTCCCCCTTTGTatgttaaattatttattttaattcatgTATTTTCCCGTTTCTAATGATATTGTAATGTGTTGAGGATTTGTCGTTcataaacattttgttttgtaaattttaatgaagtgaaaaaaaaaatccttaagattttcaaaataaagcttTTACAGTAAACGGTGTAGTTACAACTAAAGCGCTTTTGTTAAGTGTAAacaagattgattgattgattgattgatagataTAAATGATGTAATGACAGCCAGCTGTGTTAAATGTAACATTAGTGTAAAAGTAGACACAGTTGCAAACTAACAGTTTCGGTGcttactttcaaaataaatacaaataaataaataaaatgtggcGTTGTAGTTACATACTTTGACCACCAGAGGTCCACCAGTTtctaaccatagacagtatgttATTAGTCTATGTTTATAACGGCTCAAATTGCACCAAGTGTAAAGGCAGACATAACAGCATATGTTTTCTTTCAGTGAATCCttagaaataatagtttttttttttattgtattctgtttttgtcccttttacacatttatatgtgaaaaaaaatatgcaaactCTATACATGCATGTAGCTAAACAATTCATTTTCTAAACTTGTTTTcccatcatatatatatatatatatatatatatatatatatatatatgtgtgtgtgtgtgtgtgtgtgtgtgtgtgtgtgtgtgtgtgtgtgtgtacatgtctgtATATACgcatatttgtatcttttcttccattaaaaacaaattgctgAAACGTCATTGCGAAGCGACTGCACATTTGCGCATGCGTATATGACGGGCGTTACACCATTTTGGAACTCGGGTGTACAGTAGTGTAGCTAGCTGGGTGTTAGCTTTCAGCAGCGCGTTATTACGTTGTTTTTTCCCGCTTTGATATTAAATTTGGGCACACGGAACTCTGTCCGGTGTTCGGGTCTGACTCGGACTCTTTCTTCGTCTGAGGAATGGACGGAGAAGAGGAGGACTTCATGTCCGGGAGCCACTCCGGTAAAACTGCTCTTCTGCTTTGTTTCCTAACGAGCTAACAAGCTAACTGCTAGCTACATGTACTCACCACAGGCTACATCCCTGCTTATCAGTCACATTTAGGCTTTAAAACCGTTTTTAAAATGCGTTTTTATTTCATAACTGTGGCGAAAATAACACGGGCTCCAATCCGACTTGAATCCGGCTTCCTGTTGGTTAGCGCCATGCGGATTTAAAGCGTCTCTCTGATTAACAATGTTTACTAAAACCATAAGTATTTATTATTTGAATGTTTAGAATACGGGCCGAATTGAAAAGCAGACATAAATATGACATATTTTAGTGTTTTCTCGTTCCGTTATATTTTACTATCCTGTTTTATTTACGTGTGAACTTTAAAACGCTCATATTTTGCATTGAGTTTGGCGCGTAGACGGTAGAAAAGAAAAGCCTGGaatcattgtttttgttatcaTTCGGTGTGAAGGCCGTGCGTCACACACAGTGATTTAGACTGATTCGGGCTCGTTTTCTACAAACGGTAGAAGATCAGTGTGTTGTTGTTATACAAGTGGATTTTCCTGTTCTAAGTACCTCTGTGCAGACAGACCCGTTTGGTGATCCGTGTCGAAGAAAAccttgtttagtttatttttttttttaaacgcatGATTATTGCATGGAGTTTGGCGTGTGGACGAGTGACCTACATACCTGATAGTTGCCTGTCTCAGATCCCACTTTGGCTGGCTTTAGAGTGGGCCACATCCAGGCTCTATTGTCCCGGGTTAAAGGTTATCTATCCTACATGATATTCGTAACTAAAGTGTGATTTTTGGGCAGAGCCGGCCCGACCCATAAGCAACCTAAGCGTCTGCCtagggccccgtggctaccagaggggCCCCCAGGAgcgcttgaaatgtcccacaatagagctcataacagagccggtctatttaaagatagtgttgctgctaataggtctcacattagtctttacatgcgtatttgtacattatgtgtgcttaaactaataattacaatacacaagttggtttagtggcaagtgcagtggcaacaaTGTGGAGAGcccccaaaccaaatcctgcttagggcccccaaaaagTCTAGGGCCAGCCCTGATTTTGGGGGTCAGCAGCACTGTTGGTTACTCACAGTGCAAGCGAACCACGTGTCGGAGCCAGATTAGCTGTGGTAGGTTCCAGGGGATGTCCCTCCATTATCAGCTTTATGAATGTAACTAacagacttttctcagatctaatgactgTAGTTGGGACTTCTTCacctttttttaagtttgagcTTCTTGAGCGTTGGTTATTTATCATCTGTTCTaacttttccaacgttttggacacagatatggtgattaataacggtccaaaatgacgggaaagagacagaaaagcgACTACAAAGAAACACcgaatgaccacagagacccaaaacgaccccaaaggaaaataaaatgaccaaaaaaaaaaaaaagataaaacaaagagaCACTTAATGTATGGGTGGggattgcttttatttattgaaaaacaacattttcttgACTCCCTCTGAAACACATTTCCTCCGTTCCTCTCTCCTTCGATGATTTCCTTTGGgctaagacgcgaggaagggaggaggCCATTTAAGCCACGTGAGatgtaggggtgggaatccccAGAGGCCCCacggctgggcgatatggaccaaaagtcttatcccgatatattttttGGCTGAATAACGATATACGATAtgtatcccgatattttttccgcaaaagtgagagcaaatgttcaaagtcaaagccaaatatgacatgtcacatgtagtttcatagaaaccggctatttcagtgaacagttatcaaaatcaaatgaataaataataaacaggtttcttcacctggttcaatgctcagctgttcaaataacaataaaatgtaaacataaatactgtataacaacaggagtaccttttattgtaatcaaagctccataaggatcgtttttttagttttttccatcgttttaaattgttacatttttcttctacacattttcagtgctcatttctacgtcccatattttctgatatagggctgggcgatatagagaaaatcagatatcatgatattcttgaccaaatgcctcgatatcgatattgcggcgatatattctagagttgacagttggtgctctcgcaaaatatcttcacgcttagattttagataaataatcattaataatagaacagctagaacagtctggtaagttcagaagagtccatcacttcactgtaatgcagcctttaaaaccaggaaaagacacttatgtcatatcccGATgttacgatatcgatataatatcgatatatcgcccagccctacgatatcatcacgatacttatgtcacgatacgatattatcgcGATTTTAAACTTATTGCAATATTCCGCGATGtattgcaattcattaactttttttcccaactaaacatttttcccaatttcaaatgatgtccccaaaaggaaactttgtccacatctgttgtatctaaaaaagacccatgtctctgtttgttcatctcacttcagttttatcgctgcaaaatgagaaactgaccaacacatatatcgtaatagatcgatacttggcgtctgtggatcgatacagtattgccacagaaaatattgcgatactacgCTGtactgattttttattttattttttcccacccctagtgaGTAGCAAAGCCGGTGCCTGATTCTCagcccctctttctctcccatcAAGCCTTGTGTCTGCCAGCATGTCAAGGCTGAATGATTAGGAGACCAAGCTAACGCAGTGTTTCCCCTCGCTTTGAGGAAGACCTAGGTGTGTGCGTACCTGGCGAGTTTGGcgttttttggtttaaaaaaaaaaaaatacaattctgTGGTAGTTTTGCGTTTTTTACAATTCATTTTGAACTCGTTATTATCACCACGTCTGTGTCTTTAAGCTAAGCTAGAGCACATCATAAGTAAATAACTTACAATCATTAGATCAGAGAAAAGTCTttttagttacattcattcTCAGGGTTAGGGTGCTGCACCCAAAACCTTAtacccacccccccccacctctcccCCTCCACCTCTCCCCCAGCTGATGTGAAGTAAGACATGTCAAATAAAATCAGGACGTAACCACTCTCAAAACACATTTCTAAACAGTTCCTccgtgctttttttttttttttttttttttttgcagctaaTTTTCCAGTCTTTCCTACTGTCTTCACACCAAACTCCATGCAGAAATTGAGCGTTTTTTTGAAGTTCACAAGTACATAACACATGAATGTAAGCGATAGCATTAAGAGACCTAATGTTTGGGGGGTGTTTTCCAATTCAGCATGTCTCCAAAAAACATTCGTAGAAAGAGAAATCAAAGTCTGGCGCGTGCGGCGTCACTGACCccgtttttgtgttttcttccgGCAGATGACGGCGGCGGCACCCCCGTTCAGGATGAGCACCCGGCGTCAGACGGAGAGGACGAGGCCAGGAGCGACCCGGGACATCAGTCGGAGGTCAGACCATAAACCACCGCTTCTGCAGATACCACCGTTTCTAGAGCCggattcaacacacacacacacacacacacacacacacacacacacacacacacacacacacacacacacacacacagactaatgaGGGCTGAAGGAGTGTTTGGAGATGTCTGTTTACTGACCTTTGATGcttttttaggcaccgaccaaattgcctcctTTAGTATCGAGAATATTAAAAGCTCCTCATCATTCAGTACAGTACCCAGTTTCAACcccctaaggagtaaatctgaGCAGCGTcggtgagccaatcagcacgcagcatgcttctaccaagatttgataatgtctgtgattggctgtctgacGTTACATGCCGTAGAGGAAATCTCACAGGAAacgttacacagagagagacggggCCTCACGTAGTCGGAGCTGGGACAGACCTACAAAGGTTGttgtgttctttttgtcacacgatactacgagtcggagaaaagatggatttttgtaacatttttagtaacatttaggattctgtTCACCCAGTtcttgacatattacacaaatatatttcacagtgtGATACATGAAAAtgacgttttgattaacgttaacgttaggctactgctctgctttctgctccaaactcggcttaaagccgttgttgtcacgtagcaaccgagcgtctctagccaatttcagctgcacaacctacaaaataactaatcaggtgatatttaactcctaataagactgtagagacatgtctataggtagcagtatacagcactatgtttaactcctaataagactgtagagacatgtctataggtagcagtatacagtactatgtttaactcctaataagactgtagagacatgtttaactaataagactgtagagacatgtctataggtagcagtatacagcactatgtttaactcctaataagactgtagagacatgtctataggtagcagtatacagcactatgtttaactcctaataagactgtagagacatgtctataggtagcagtatacagcactatgtttaactcctaataagactgtagagacatgtctataggtagcagtatacagcactatgtctattatatatttactttttctgacgtttttggggctttttctggcattttttcccaatgtttttgttgctttttaatcaaaattttctttgatggctaagttacttttttggggctttatgtggaccaagctgtaagtgagaaggtTATATGGCACACACAATAATCCAGTAAAAGGTCCTTGACTTTtttgatgaaaaaaagcatgtgaataaactaaacatgtctggccctttatgtgattcttagtttacagtgtggccctctgggaaattgagtttgacccctctgctccacagcgctgtggaggaaggtctggctcaCGCGAGGCTTCCCGAGACTCTAACCCTCTTTGTTTGTCTCAACAGGACGAGGGCAGTAACGACGGCGAGGCCCCGCGCGCCACGGCAGCCAGCGGGGACGACAGCGACTCGGAGGACGAGGCCCCCCCTCGCCGCCGCTCCGCGAGCGACAAAAGCGATTCGGAGGCGGAGGCCCCCCGGCGCGCCGACAGCGACGCGGAGTCCGGCTCCTCTCCGGTCAAACGCAGGATGAGCGCCTCCGACGACGAAGACGGGTCGTCGCCCGTCAAACGGCGAGGGTCGGACGGCGAGGACGGGCCAGCGTCGCCCGCCGCCAAACGCACGGGGAGCGGCTCGGAcatggagggggaggaggggggagaagCCCAGAGCGGCCGTAGACAGCGACTCGGAGAACGAGGCCGCCAAGCCGGCGCCGGCGTCTCCCGGCCGCCGGTCCGACCCCGCCGACAGTGACTCTGAGACGGAGACGCCCGGCAGACGCAAGGCGGCGCCGATAGACTCAGACGGAGAGAAGGAGGCGGAGAAACGGCCGGAGGAGGCcgaggggggggaggaggaggaggaggaggaggaggagggggaagtGGAAGGCTGTGATGCAGTCGGACAGCGaggacgaggaagaggaggccggGAGGAGGAAGAAGGCTGCGGCGGGAAGCGATGGAGAGCAaccggaggaggaggagaggaagcagAAGGACGACAGCGACGATGAAGACGAGAAGCCAGGTAGGGAACTCCTAGTTGATCCGTAGAGGAAGGATCATCTCCAACTATCTTCATCATTTGGTTAATTGTGAAAGTGgtgataggtagatagataggtaggtagatagatagatagatagatactgtaggtaggtaggtagatactATAGATAGattaggtaggtaggtaggtaggtagatagatacagtaggtagatagatagatagatagatagatagatagatagatagatagatagatactgtaggtaggtagatactATAGATAGattagataggtaggtaggtaggtaggtaggtaggtaggtaggtaggtagatagatagatagatagatagatagatagatagatagatagatagatagataggtagataggtagatagatagatagatagattagatagatagatagatagatagatagatagatagatagatcgatagatagatagatactgtaggtaggtagatactatagataggtaggtaggtagatactgtagatagatagatagatagatagatagatactgtagatagatactgtaggtagataggtagatactatagatagatactgatatagatagatattgagggaattactgtaattgttggggttttggaatttatagagtgtggtctagacctactctatctgtaaagtgtctcgagataacttttgttatgatttgatactataaataaaattgaaaattgaattgaatactgtaggtaggtaggtagatagatagatagatagatagatagatagatagatagatagatagatagatactgatactgtagatggatggatggatggatggatggatggatggatggatggatggatggatggatggatggatagatagaatTGTttagtagcctgacaagccagccccacatccagatgttgaggtatgggaactccccattggtcagggcggGATAaacaaattccctctgcacgcgataggatagcgctccaaccaatcagagcaaggctagttgatagattagactttaaactctgaacacatctttccttttttaagaatgacttcagtgcctttctttgttcttttctcaaagaaaagctgaactcagAGTCTTTCATAAGACCACTGTAGcggccataagccccgcccaccgactctatacgcaatgtgattggcctgaccagagtttggttatTTTCACCTCCCAgaccaacggagagttgctcgactgaccctggctgcaaatgacatttgctgccgctagggtgcgtctagatttctaggctagttttttatttttttttgtgaatatggctatatgtaactatgtttttgttttttttaaaccgattttttttttttttttttttttcatcgagGATTTTTTGTGATTGATTAATTGGAGTTACTCGAGGAATCGTTTGAGCCCTACTTGGATGTCTGGTGAGCTGAACCGGGACATCACCGTCGCTGTGTGTCACGAGCCAGGGCATTAAGGAGCAACCGACGTAGTAACAAGTTGGATTCATAAAGCACATTACACGAAACCCCCTCTCCCCGGACACTTGACACAGCTGCAGGGGGCCGAGGGGAAAGGAAATGGTAGACCAACACAAACGTGGACTGAAAGGAATAACGCATCATTTGATGTCagctactgacgtacaaccacatcgtGCATCGTCATGCAACGTTTCCTTCAGCCctcattaatgtgtgtgtgtgtgtctttgtgtgtgtctttgtgtgtgtctctgtgtgtgtgtgtgtgtgtgtctctgtgtgtgtgtgtgtgtgtgtgtgtgtgtgtgtgtgtgtctgtgtgtgtgtgtgtgtgtgtgtgtgtgtgtgtgtgtgtgtgtgcagtgaagAGGAAGAAGGCCATCCTGTCAGACAGCGAGGACGAGGAGAACGAGGACAAGCCAGGTAAGACGACGCCTGTCAGCTGTCTATCGTCTTCGCCGACGCTCTGAATTATGGGCTAAAGGTTTCTGAAAGTGTAAATCACTAATAGGGCCGGAGTCAAGATGTGGAATTACCCATAAGCCCCCTCTCAGGGTTAGAAGAGGCTCTCGCCTCTTTGGTGGCCTTCGCCCACTTACTGTCTTCCattcagggttcatacgttttgaaaaaaacctggaaaagttatggaatttgaaaaatgctaatttctaggcctggaaaggttttggaaaacataaaaagacccagaaagttttgggaaaagtcatggaattttttttttaaacaccgCAGCATATGtgatttaataaatgtattttcacgtgGTCCTAACCTCAACGTTGTATTCAGGGAGCGATATGATGAATCCCTCTATGAACCACAGACActatcattcatttatagttaaacctctgagggtcaactttaacacagattaatattcttattggataatgtcgactgacattttcaggaacacatagtcatggaaatttgccaaaaagtcatgacaaagtattggttaaaatgcgtatgaaccctgtccATTACATAAATATTATTGGTGAGTATTTATCTAAACTGTAGt
Encoded proteins:
- the wdr74 gene encoding WD repeat-containing protein 74; the encoded protein is MGDTSRLCSVWLGSETGILKGVSLARKQAFNFCNTSHLSRDQEVRALCWGDPAESELLVGSVDGTVKTFSVEKGAFTETRRCGDPADGCFAGLAVLGGGSGSALVTCAECGTLRVWREDSSEPAAELDAGKNVCRMRPSPVHPHKVATGGKENGLKVWDLERPEKPVFAAKNLRDDWLDLRRPQWVRDMAFIPDSDKVVTCTGYHQVHVFDPSTPQRRPVLEVEYGEYPLTALSLPAAGDAVVVGNTRGQMAVLDLRRGLVRGALKGLAGGVRALQCHPSQPLVASCGLDRFLRIHGLEDRAPRHKVYLKSRLNCVLLAGRALEAEAGVAGATGGAQDVKEEDGEEDDLWETMERVEETTAKRKPTEEEEEVELQKKSKKKRKKGKD